CGCTCAAAGTCGATCAGGTGATAGGTCATGCTGCCCAGGATCACCAGGCTGAGCGCAAAAGCAGCGCCTTCAAAGCCGCCTTGATGGCGGGCAAGCACCAGCAAAGCTGCCCCGACGGGCATTCCCCACTCCGTAGCCCGATAACCGACCTTGCCGAGCATGTGCGCCACCTCCCAGGCCGCCACCCCACTCAACAGAGCCACAACCAGCGCTAAGGGCAAGCCTCCCAGAGCAATCACCCACGCCCCAAGGGGGAGGAGCACAATGGCAACAATGAGGCGGCTAGCCAGCATTCGGCGTGGTTTCCTTGTCTTTGGAGATCACTCCGCCATAGCGACGTTCCCGACGGCTATACTCGATAATCGCCTTGCGTAACTCTTCCTTGTCAAAATCAGGCCAGTAAGTGGGGGTGAAATACCATTCAGAGTAAGCTCCCTGCCAGATTAAGAAATTACTGCCGCGCAGTTCTCCCGAAGTGCGGATGATCAAGTCGGGGTCAGGCACACCTGCGGTAAACAGGTAACGGCTGATCAGTTCATCGGTGATGTCTTCTTTCGGAATGCCGTCTTCGATAATCCGCTTGATGGCGCACACGATTTCATCGCGGCCACCGTAATTGAACGCCACGTTGAGGATCAGGCGGTCATTGTTCCGGGTGTATTCCACCGCCTGTAAGACCTTTTGGCGCAGGATCGGCTTAAGTCCGTCTAAGCGGCCAATATGGCGCAATTGCACGCCTTGATCGTGCAGTTGTTGCAGTTCGCGGTCAATGACGTCCTCGAGGATGCGCATCAACCCCTGCACTTCTTCGGCAGGGCGCCCCCAGTTTTCGGTCGAAAAGGCGTACAGGGTCAAATATTTGACGCCAAATTCAATACAGGCTTCAATGATGCGGCGTAAGTTCTCCGTGCCGGCGCGATGACCTGCCAGCCGGGGCAAGCCGCGCGCCAGCGCCCAGCGTCCGTTGCCATCCATGATAATTGCAATATGGGTGGGGATTTTTTGAGGGAGGGAAGAGGTATCTGCTGATTCCATTTTAGCTTGAGGAAATCCAGGGGGAAGCAACCCGCTTCAAGCCGCTTGCCTGCCCCTAAATCTCCATGATTTCCTTTTCCTTTCGTTCACCAATTTTATTAATTTCTTCGATATATCGGTCGGTAATCTTCTGAAGTTCCGCTTCACCTTTCTGCAACTCATCTTCAGAGATTAATTTTTCCTGTTGAAGCTCACGCAGGTCGCGAATGCTATCGCGGCGCACATTGCGAGCCGCCACGCGGGCTTCCTCGACCCGGTTATGCACCACTTTAACCAGTTCCCGCCGACGCTCTTCGGTGAGGGGAGGTAAGATCAGGCGGATGGTTTTTCCGTCATTGTTAGGCGTCAAACCGAGATCCGAAGCCAGGATTGCTCGCTCGATTGCCTTTAGCGAGGAACTATCGAAAGGGCGAATGAGTAACATGCGCGGCTCCGGCACACTGATGGTGGCAAGCTGAACCAGAGGGGTACTGACGCCGTAGTATTCGACCTGTAAGCGCTCGACCAGCGCCGGGCTGGCCCGTCCCGTGCGGATACCGCTCAAGTCTTCTTCAAGCGATTGGATAGCGCCCTTCATACGCGCTTCGGCCTCTTTGTAAACATCGTTTAGCATTTTTCACTCCTCCAACGATCCAGGTGTTGTTCGAGTTTATCGCTCGAGCCTGTTCAGGTTGGTTTCATTAATTATCACATAAAACTGGTCGTTCTCAGCTTCCAATTTTAACATTTTCGCAAGAGCTCTTTTTGTGTTGGAGACCGGGGATCAAGAGCAAAGATTTTTTCTGATGTGAGTTTGTGAGTTGCAACGGCAGAACAAAGGTGACCATTTTATGATGGGCTGGCATCGAATTGCCTTTCCTGGTTTACAAACACCACGCTTTCATCCTACCTGTAAGGATACCCGAAAAATTGCTGAGAGGGAAGAGGAATTTGAACCTTGCCAGATCCTTGACAACCGCCCCATTCCAGAGTATTATTTTGATATTGATATTCATTTTCATTTAGGAGTGTGATCCAATGAAGTTTCTTCGCCAGATCCTAACATTTTCTTTGCTCTTACCCTGGCTGGTGTCCTGTGCAACGCCTGCCCCAACGGCTGTGCCACAGACGCAAAAGTTGCGCGTGCTGGCAACCACGACTCTGGTGGGCGATGTGGTGGGCAATATCACCGGCGAGGCAGTAGAGCTTTCGGTGTTATTGCCGATCGGTGCCGACCCTCATTCCTTTACCCCTACCCCTCAGGATGTGGCAAAGGTGAGCCAGGCCGATCTGATCTTTGCCAACGGCGCCGGGCTGGAAGAGTTCTTACAAGCCCTGCTGGAAAGCGCCGGCGCCGCAGAAAAAGTCGTTGAAGTGTCGGAGGGTATCGCTCTTTTACAAGGTGAAGCTCATTCCCATGCGGGTGATGAAGAGCACGCCGGGGAGACCACACCAACAAAGGAAGCAACCGCTGAAGGTGAGCATGACCAGGAGCAGGAGCACGCTACCGGTGACCCGCACACCTGGTTCGACCCCAATCTGGTGATGATCTGGGTAGAAAATATTACCAGGACGCTGAGTGAAAAAGACCCCCAGAACGCGACAATCTACCAGAAAAATGCGGAAGCCTACACCGCTCAACTCCGCGAACTCGATCAATGGATCCGTCAACAGGTGGAGACCATCCCACCTGAAAATCGGCTGCTGGTTACCGATCACAAAACGTTTGGCTACTTTGCCGAGCGGTATGGGTTCACCCAGGTGGGAGCTGTCTTGCCGGGCTTTTCCACCCTCGCTGAACCCTCCGCACAAGAATTGGCCGCTTTAGAAGACGCCATTCGTCAATT
This genomic interval from Anaerolineae bacterium contains the following:
- a CDS encoding Ribosome recycling factor, which encodes MLNDVYKEAEARMKGAIQSLEEDLSGIRTGRASPALVERLQVEYYGVSTPLVQLATISVPEPRMLLIRPFDSSSLKAIERAILASDLGLTPNNDGKTIRLILPPLTEERRRELVKVVHNRVEEARVAARNVRRDSIRDLRELQQEKLISEDELQKGEAELQKITDRYIEEINKIGERKEKEIMEI
- a CDS encoding Zinc ABC transporter, periplasmic-binding protein ZnuA; the encoded protein is MKFLRQILTFSLLLPWLVSCATPAPTAVPQTQKLRVLATTTLVGDVVGNITGEAVELSVLLPIGADPHSFTPTPQDVAKVSQADLIFANGAGLEEFLQALLESAGAAEKVVEVSEGIALLQGEAHSHAGDEEHAGETTPTKEATAEGEHDQEQEHATGDPHTWFDPNLVMIWVENITRTLSEKDPQNATIYQKNAEAYTAQLRELDQWIRQQVETIPPENRLLVTDHKTFGYFAERYGFTQVGAVLPGFSTLAEPSAQELAALEDAIRQLSVKAIFVGTTVNPNLAQRIAEDTGVKLVYLYTGSLSEKDGPANTYLNFMRYNVAAIVEALQ
- a CDS encoding Undecaprenyl diphosphate synthase — its product is MESADTSSLPQKIPTHIAIIMDGNGRWALARGLPRLAGHRAGTENLRRIIEACIEFGVKYLTLYAFSTENWGRPAEEVQGLMRILEDVIDRELQQLHDQGVQLRHIGRLDGLKPILRQKVLQAVEYTRNNDRLILNVAFNYGGRDEIVCAIKRIIEDGIPKEDITDELISRYLFTAGVPDPDLIIRTSGELRGSNFLIWQGAYSEWYFTPTYWPDFDKEELRKAIIEYSRRERRYGGVISKDKETTPNAG